The following proteins are co-located in the Tardibacter chloracetimidivorans genome:
- a CDS encoding TonB-dependent receptor has translation MFKSNATSIKLKTMVQGEGCMIKGIGLVSLAALSVGLCGTANAQSVANASPGLSENSNEIVVTAQRREERSRDVPISVTSLSAATLQQTNITSTIDLQKVTPGLVMARQNVFTQPAIRGISTDNLAPMGENPVAIYVDGVYQPSMQALTFDLPDVENVQVLKGPQGTLFGRNATGGAILITTKAPDLNEVTGRGKLAYGNFNEILAAGVVSVPIVQDRMALSLSGYYTRMDSFNRNSLTGEKGGRNSTKMVRGKLRLIPWEGADFTLSGLYAKRNYPGGIENFSLGGNNAYAAFATPGQLATEPHTFSSNLEQSLKTTNYSVSLHGDIEVGPGTLSTTTAWLSTPVKYLAEGDYTSLPANSFFLANQFYLNDASSKSFSQELLYNTDQIGIFTVTAGLNYYKADGGWDSINFSNLLGIYTHDSVRAYAGFGQVTAQVSPALKISGGLRYSIEKQIGRAARTAPNGPAVGGSPLPTEYPVNEVGRKTWHALTPRITAVYEVSTEANIYASWGKGFKTGSFNSSSLLNKPVNPEKIEAYEAGAKLGSGPVSFNIAGFYYDYSDLQVATTVGYPNNPVSVLENAAKAEIYGAEIELRGRVARGLTVTGALSWLSAKYTQYRDATIQTPVAGGGNAALPTNVDGNWLPRAPEITGSVRVNYETETSIGTISVSGDVYYTSEYFFEPSNRIKQSSYALVGGQLNWSPSSMPDLKLGVYGRNLTDKGYLASVQIVGQADSAQYNQPRTYGVQLQYSF, from the coding sequence ATGTTCAAATCAAATGCAACGTCTATCAAACTCAAAACCATGGTTCAGGGAGAGGGGTGTATGATTAAGGGGATTGGTCTTGTCAGTCTGGCGGCACTGTCCGTCGGCCTTTGCGGCACGGCGAACGCGCAGTCGGTAGCTAATGCGTCTCCCGGCCTGTCCGAGAACAGCAACGAGATCGTGGTCACCGCCCAGCGGCGCGAAGAGCGGTCGAGGGATGTTCCGATCTCGGTCACGTCGCTTTCGGCGGCGACGCTTCAGCAGACGAACATCACGAGCACGATCGACCTTCAGAAGGTCACGCCCGGGCTCGTTATGGCCAGGCAGAATGTCTTCACACAGCCGGCTATCCGCGGCATCTCCACCGACAACCTCGCGCCGATGGGTGAAAACCCCGTAGCGATCTACGTCGACGGGGTATACCAGCCGTCGATGCAGGCGCTGACTTTCGATCTACCTGATGTCGAAAACGTTCAGGTGCTAAAAGGTCCGCAGGGAACATTATTCGGCCGGAACGCCACTGGTGGCGCGATCCTGATCACCACGAAGGCGCCCGACCTCAACGAGGTCACAGGCCGCGGAAAACTGGCCTATGGTAACTTCAATGAAATACTGGCTGCCGGTGTCGTCTCTGTGCCGATCGTTCAAGATCGCATGGCTCTTAGCCTCTCAGGCTATTATACGCGGATGGATAGTTTCAATCGAAACAGTTTGACCGGCGAGAAGGGCGGTAGAAATTCTACAAAGATGGTCCGCGGAAAACTGCGCCTCATCCCATGGGAGGGTGCTGATTTCACGCTGTCTGGTTTGTACGCAAAGCGTAACTACCCCGGCGGAATCGAGAATTTCTCTCTCGGGGGCAACAATGCTTATGCTGCGTTTGCAACGCCCGGCCAGCTTGCAACCGAGCCGCACACCTTTTCGTCCAACCTCGAGCAGTCGCTGAAAACGACGAACTACAGTGTCTCGCTGCACGGCGACATCGAGGTTGGTCCGGGAACGCTGAGTACGACAACGGCATGGCTGTCGACCCCTGTTAAGTACCTTGCTGAGGGAGATTACACCTCGTTGCCGGCCAATTCCTTCTTTTTGGCCAACCAGTTTTATCTGAATGATGCGTCTAGTAAGAGCTTTAGCCAAGAACTTCTGTACAATACCGATCAGATCGGGATATTTACCGTAACGGCGGGACTAAATTACTATAAAGCCGACGGTGGCTGGGACAGCATTAATTTCAGTAATCTTTTAGGAATATACACTCATGATTCCGTTAGGGCCTACGCCGGGTTTGGGCAGGTCACGGCTCAGGTGTCACCTGCGCTCAAGATCAGCGGCGGCCTACGCTACAGCATAGAAAAGCAAATCGGGCGTGCCGCGCGCACTGCTCCTAATGGACCTGCCGTTGGAGGTTCGCCGCTCCCTACAGAATATCCCGTCAATGAAGTGGGAAGAAAGACCTGGCATGCGCTCACACCCAGGATCACGGCCGTTTACGAAGTGTCTACCGAAGCAAATATCTATGCTAGCTGGGGAAAAGGCTTTAAAACCGGTTCATTTAATTCATCGTCCTTATTGAATAAGCCAGTAAACCCGGAGAAGATCGAAGCTTACGAGGCGGGCGCAAAACTTGGCTCCGGTCCGGTGTCCTTCAATATTGCCGGTTTCTATTATGATTACAGCGACCTTCAGGTTGCGACCACCGTCGGTTATCCAAACAATCCGGTCAGCGTTCTGGAAAATGCGGCAAAGGCCGAGATCTACGGAGCGGAGATTGAGCTTCGTGGTCGGGTAGCGCGCGGCTTGACGGTTACGGGCGCGCTCTCCTGGTTGAGCGCAAAATATACCCAGTACCGTGATGCGACGATCCAGACGCCGGTGGCGGGTGGCGGAAACGCTGCTCTACCCACTAATGTCGATGGAAACTGGCTCCCGCGGGCTCCCGAAATTACTGGGTCGGTCAGGGTCAATTACGAAACTGAGACATCGATCGGTACAATTAGCGTGTCGGGTGATGTTTACTACACGTCGGAGTATTTCTTCGAACCAAGCAACCGGATAAAGCAGTCGAGCTACGCGCTGGTGGGTGGTCAGTTAAACTGGTCGCCGTCCAGCATGCCCGACCTGAAGCTGGGCGTTTATGGTAGGAACCTCACCGACAAGGGGTATCTGGCATCGGTGCAGATCGTCGGACAGGCGGATTCGGCCCAGTATAATCAGCCGAGGACGTACGGCGTTCAGCTACAATATAGCTTCTGA
- a CDS encoding MFS transporter, whose amino-acid sequence MIASPPSPGGLPSTAKGSVAMVIIALIVAELASAFETLMLYAAMGKLVILFDPLRAGWLVTIYLLVQTASAALGGRLGDLFGRRRLLIISLFISGCGSLLSFFAVNYPMLLVGRAFQGCAGAVLPLCFGLAYQHLPARWASMGVGIVAATASLGAGLALLTGGYIVDNFDWHHIFSLGAVLAAAGVVAAKFGLPASLSRPAAKVDVVGGILFVPAICLILLALTLGGRTGWTSYTTIGMAVGGILLCMWWIRYELRHPEPLLDVRMLAVRSVSASNAVMFFLALGAVQLPLILPLFLSQPHGGSPGLSATAIGLVMMPSMLMAVAVSPLAGSLLSVMTERRLAVCAVAIVLAGWVLIGLSSGQLGVVVGGVILVGVGMAAAMAIFPNIVLAHTPAARHSEAGGMLTVVRGLGQSVGSQLIALLIATRGVATMGLTGVDLVLAYAAGTVAVALLLAATLLTNRRLPTATIGSGA is encoded by the coding sequence TTGATCGCTTCTCCGCCGTCGCCCGGTGGCCTGCCATCGACTGCCAAAGGATCGGTTGCGATGGTCATCATTGCGCTGATCGTGGCCGAGCTGGCAAGCGCGTTCGAGACCCTGATGCTCTATGCGGCGATGGGCAAGCTGGTCATCCTGTTCGATCCGCTCCGCGCCGGGTGGCTCGTGACGATCTACCTCCTCGTCCAGACGGCTTCGGCGGCGCTGGGCGGGCGGCTCGGCGATCTGTTCGGCAGAAGACGCCTGCTGATCATATCGTTATTCATTTCAGGTTGCGGTTCGTTACTAAGCTTTTTCGCGGTCAACTACCCCATGCTACTCGTCGGTCGCGCGTTTCAGGGATGCGCCGGTGCGGTACTGCCATTGTGTTTCGGACTTGCTTATCAGCACCTGCCCGCGCGGTGGGCCTCCATGGGCGTGGGTATCGTCGCGGCGACGGCATCGCTCGGGGCGGGGCTCGCGCTTTTGACAGGCGGCTATATCGTCGACAATTTCGACTGGCATCACATCTTCTCGCTGGGCGCGGTCCTTGCGGCGGCCGGCGTCGTCGCCGCCAAATTCGGCCTGCCGGCAAGCCTCTCGCGTCCCGCCGCGAAAGTCGATGTCGTCGGCGGCATTTTGTTCGTTCCCGCGATCTGCCTGATCCTGCTCGCGCTCACTCTCGGCGGTCGGACAGGATGGACCAGCTATACCACCATCGGGATGGCGGTGGGCGGAATTCTGCTGTGCATGTGGTGGATACGTTACGAGCTGCGCCATCCCGAGCCGTTGCTCGATGTGCGCATGCTGGCGGTTAGGAGCGTTTCGGCGTCGAACGCGGTCATGTTCTTCCTCGCATTGGGCGCGGTCCAGCTGCCCCTGATCCTGCCCTTGTTCCTCAGTCAGCCGCACGGCGGCAGCCCCGGTCTGTCCGCCACGGCCATCGGTCTGGTGATGATGCCGTCGATGCTGATGGCGGTGGCGGTGAGCCCTCTTGCCGGGTCGCTGCTGTCGGTGATGACCGAACGCCGTCTCGCCGTCTGTGCCGTTGCCATAGTCCTCGCCGGCTGGGTGCTGATCGGCCTGTCGTCCGGTCAGCTCGGCGTGGTTGTCGGGGGCGTCATTTTGGTCGGCGTGGGAATGGCCGCCGCGATGGCGATATTCCCGAACATCGTCCTCGCGCATACGCCGGCCGCGCGGCACAGCGAGGCAGGTGGCATGCTGACGGTCGTTCGGGGCCTGGGCCAGTCCGTCGGGTCCCAGCTGATCGCCTTGCTGATCGCCACGCGCGGCGTCGCCACGATGGGGTTGACCGGGGTCGATCTGGTGCTGGCCTATGCGGCGGGAACGGTCGCGGTCGCGCTCCTCCTGGCCGCGACACTTCTGACCAACCGGCGCTTGCCCACCGCGACCATCGGCTCGGGGGCGTAA
- a CDS encoding cytochrome P450, with amino-acid sequence MSDIVPNYATVEVPPHVDPALVVDFDYFNPPGLSEHGDVYRAWRTLQDGPDIVWTPRNGGHWILTRAEDIKWVQENYEIFSHEEFQIPRGALLVMPPITVDPPHHSRYRAVMNPSFSKSRVTNVYEPKIRALTVDLIKQLKPRGACEFVHDFAYVMPVAIFLGIVDLPLDRREEFLTWGRGFATGREDERLGFQKKILEYLGSVLDERQGGEGDDLLTRIAGWRSNPRYQSEQETLGMAILAFVGGLDTVAAQLSFAVAELARRPELHARLRDEPELVPSAVEEFLRRHGLSSTGRLVKTRTERKGACFLPEEMVMVPIGLSGMDDRAYSNPLTIDFDRVPAPHNTFGNGPHKCVGATLARMELQVFFEEWTQRMPPVRLDPARRPTSHAGPILGMAELNITWDL; translated from the coding sequence GTGTCTGACATCGTCCCGAATTACGCAACCGTAGAAGTTCCGCCCCATGTCGATCCGGCGCTGGTGGTGGATTTCGATTATTTCAACCCGCCCGGCCTTTCCGAACATGGCGATGTCTATCGGGCGTGGCGCACCCTCCAGGACGGACCCGACATCGTCTGGACGCCGAGGAACGGTGGCCACTGGATCCTGACCCGCGCCGAGGACATCAAGTGGGTGCAGGAGAATTACGAGATCTTCTCGCACGAGGAATTTCAAATCCCGCGTGGCGCGTTGCTGGTGATGCCGCCGATCACGGTCGATCCGCCCCACCACAGCCGCTACCGTGCGGTGATGAATCCGAGCTTCTCGAAGAGCCGGGTCACGAACGTCTATGAGCCCAAGATCCGGGCGCTGACCGTGGACCTCATCAAGCAGCTCAAACCGCGCGGCGCCTGCGAGTTCGTTCACGATTTCGCTTATGTGATGCCGGTCGCGATATTTCTCGGCATCGTCGACCTTCCGTTGGACAGGCGCGAAGAGTTCCTGACATGGGGCCGCGGCTTCGCCACCGGGCGGGAGGACGAGCGGCTCGGTTTTCAGAAGAAGATACTCGAGTATCTCGGGTCCGTTCTCGACGAGCGGCAGGGCGGCGAGGGTGATGACCTGCTGACGCGCATAGCGGGCTGGCGGTCGAATCCCCGTTACCAGAGCGAGCAGGAGACGCTCGGCATGGCGATCCTGGCGTTCGTGGGCGGGCTGGATACGGTGGCTGCGCAACTGTCTTTCGCCGTGGCTGAGCTCGCGCGCCGTCCGGAGCTGCACGCCCGGCTGCGCGATGAGCCCGAGCTGGTTCCCAGCGCGGTCGAGGAGTTTCTCAGGCGGCATGGTCTTTCGAGCACCGGGCGACTGGTCAAGACCAGGACCGAACGCAAGGGCGCGTGCTTCCTGCCCGAAGAGATGGTGATGGTGCCGATCGGTCTTTCCGGCATGGACGACCGAGCCTACAGCAACCCGCTGACCATCGATTTCGATCGGGTGCCGGCCCCGCACAACACGTTCGGCAACGGCCCGCACAAGTGTGTTGGCGCGACGCTCGCCCGGATGGAACTGCAGGTCTTTTTCGAAGAATGGACCCAGCGCATGCCGCCGGTGCGGCTCGATCCCGCACGTCGGCCGACGTCGCATGCAGGCCCTATTCTGGGAATGGCGGAACTGAACATCACCTGGGATCTGTAA
- a CDS encoding SDR family oxidoreductase, whose translation MGVCLKRIGTVGTSARPDLPLAVVVGAGGIGRVVARRLGQQYRLLLADRDQAHLDRVAEALRADGYDLTTVRCDVTVPEDTIALADAVARNGPMRALAHVVGLSPSMGSFADIMRVDLVGAALVERALLPLVTEGTAAVFVSSIAAHQRQFAADVVKLIDAPLHPDMIDNAAAALGEPATPVMAYMLSKYGLNRLCRARATEWGLRGARIVSLSPGLIASPMGAMEYQKNPIKWSILKATPLRREGTMHEVASALAFLLSDDASFINGTDILVDGGVTGAFAASEI comes from the coding sequence GTGGGTGTATGCCTTAAGCGGATAGGCACGGTAGGAACATCGGCCAGACCCGATCTGCCGCTCGCCGTCGTTGTGGGCGCGGGCGGCATCGGGCGGGTGGTCGCCAGGCGCCTGGGCCAGCAATATCGCTTGCTGCTGGCGGACCGCGATCAGGCTCATCTGGATCGGGTTGCCGAGGCGCTGCGGGCAGATGGCTATGATCTGACGACGGTCCGCTGCGACGTGACGGTCCCCGAAGATACGATCGCGCTTGCGGACGCCGTTGCCCGGAATGGCCCGATGCGCGCCTTAGCCCATGTCGTCGGCCTTTCGCCGAGCATGGGCAGCTTTGCCGATATCATGCGGGTCGATCTGGTGGGCGCGGCTTTGGTGGAGAGGGCGCTGCTCCCACTCGTGACCGAGGGAACGGCGGCGGTCTTCGTGTCCTCGATCGCGGCGCATCAGCGCCAGTTCGCGGCCGATGTGGTGAAGCTGATCGACGCGCCGCTCCATCCCGACATGATCGATAATGCAGCGGCGGCGCTGGGCGAGCCGGCCACCCCCGTGATGGCCTATATGTTGTCGAAATATGGCCTCAACAGGCTGTGCCGGGCGCGCGCGACCGAGTGGGGATTGCGCGGCGCCAGGATAGTCTCGCTTTCGCCGGGGCTGATCGCGTCCCCGATGGGGGCTATGGAATATCAGAAAAATCCGATCAAATGGTCGATACTGAAAGCCACGCCGCTCCGGCGCGAGGGGACGATGCACGAGGTCGCCTCGGCGCTGGCGTTCCTTTTGTCCGATGATGCATCGTTCATCAACGGCACCGACATCCTTGTCGACGGTGGAGTGACCGGAGCGTTCGCCGCTTCTGAAATCTAG
- a CDS encoding IS1595 family transposase: MDVLDRDKLPFPKSLPEFQRLFPDDGACASWLEKARWPDGFACPRCGVVGDPFRFTTRPVILMCRSCRRQTGLMVGTAMERSHIPLSVWFWAAYLVASQTTGISAVQLQRQLGLTRYETAFGLLHKLRAAMVRPDQDRIGGQSGQHVEVDETWIGGRTRGEGRGTHHKTLVVAAVEVRHREPGTGQDRRRNGRYAGRVRLAIGADRSAGALGGFVQSAVEPGTLVITDDWSGYSGLQGGGYDHHAIAQCGDPEVSEEFLPIVHLVFSNLKAWLNGIHHGVSTKHLQAYLNEFTFRFNRRFYPFNAFRSLLGIASDIEAPTFAELYSGQWTHHTISSGCMP, from the coding sequence GTGGACGTTCTTGACCGCGACAAGCTGCCGTTCCCGAAATCCCTCCCCGAGTTCCAGCGGCTTTTCCCGGATGATGGCGCTTGCGCGTCCTGGCTTGAAAAAGCTCGCTGGCCTGATGGATTTGCGTGCCCACGCTGTGGCGTCGTCGGCGATCCGTTTCGTTTCACCACTCGGCCTGTCATCCTGATGTGCCGCTCGTGTCGCCGTCAGACCGGCCTGATGGTCGGCACGGCCATGGAACGAAGCCACATCCCGCTCAGCGTGTGGTTCTGGGCCGCTTACCTGGTTGCGAGTCAGACGACCGGCATATCTGCCGTCCAGTTGCAGCGCCAGCTTGGCCTGACCCGGTACGAGACGGCCTTTGGCCTGCTCCATAAACTGCGCGCCGCGATGGTGCGCCCCGATCAGGATCGGATCGGCGGGCAGAGCGGTCAGCATGTCGAGGTCGATGAGACCTGGATCGGCGGGCGAACGCGCGGCGAAGGCCGGGGAACCCACCACAAAACGCTGGTGGTCGCCGCCGTCGAAGTTCGTCACCGGGAGCCTGGCACTGGCCAGGACCGCCGCCGGAACGGACGCTATGCCGGAAGGGTTCGATTGGCCATCGGTGCAGACCGCAGTGCCGGTGCCCTTGGTGGCTTTGTACAGAGCGCGGTCGAGCCGGGAACGCTGGTCATCACCGATGATTGGAGCGGCTATAGCGGGTTGCAGGGCGGCGGTTACGACCATCACGCCATCGCCCAGTGTGGCGACCCGGAGGTGTCCGAAGAGTTCCTGCCCATCGTCCATCTGGTGTTCTCAAACCTCAAAGCGTGGCTCAACGGCATCCACCACGGCGTCAGCACCAAGCATCTGCAAGCCTACCTCAACGAGTTCACTTTCCGCTTCAATCGCCGCTTCTACCCGTTCAACGCCTTCCGATCCCTCCTCGGGATCGCCAGTGATATCGAGGCGCCGACCTTTGCCGAACTCTACTCAGGCCAATGGACCCACCATACCATATCTAGTGGGTGTATGCCTTAA
- a CDS encoding thiamine pyrophosphate-binding protein yields MEKHAMEPSVQKRATGAKEIVRFLEDHGYGHMFGLPGSSMVATLYEMQESSVQYVPTIHESVTIAAADGYARVKGKACASIYMAPGTANALANLYNAWWAESPILVMASQLDSTERSAGSNGMICEGDTVQIVKPFTRLAHELGRDMVVRPWLERAHRAATSMPKGPAFLSICEDVYEREGPVEDVPPPYRAPSRTADVSAIVTALATAERPLIVVGSQLRQSGGAALVEALSDRYEIPVGYDGGFQAGLGVGPGRARTVGTVMGRGVAFQNEADVVVLIGANLFADGKRREKPWFSNAKFIAQANADPKRIEHTQFANWTSVCDPAAFAEALLEGLAAEPPRAELQEKRGKWIKSLVAAAREPRPQPTDATGLAFANYAKGASYVRDALNQGWVVDESVMATPMIIDAQNCEDGRRYCGAPGGSLGWATGAAAGVAIASNEPVTCVVGDGSLRFGVHGLWTIAALNLPITIVVLDNGGYGSTRFFEREYIARRGIETNLTKPSYYNMDLRSLGPSVASVIRGFGIDCTELSPEDDVDAALKTAWAARGKGPNAVIIPIGFEGY; encoded by the coding sequence ATGGAGAAGCATGCGATGGAGCCGTCGGTGCAGAAACGGGCGACCGGCGCAAAGGAGATAGTGCGCTTTCTCGAGGACCATGGATATGGCCATATGTTCGGCCTCCCGGGAAGCTCGATGGTGGCCACGCTCTATGAGATGCAGGAATCATCGGTCCAATATGTTCCGACGATACATGAGTCGGTCACGATCGCGGCGGCGGACGGTTATGCCCGCGTGAAGGGCAAGGCGTGTGCGTCGATATATATGGCGCCCGGAACGGCGAATGCGCTGGCCAACCTCTATAACGCGTGGTGGGCGGAATCGCCGATCCTCGTCATGGCATCGCAGCTGGATTCGACCGAGCGTTCTGCCGGGTCCAACGGCATGATCTGCGAGGGCGATACCGTCCAGATCGTCAAGCCGTTCACGAGGCTCGCGCACGAGCTTGGGCGAGACATGGTCGTGCGCCCCTGGCTCGAGCGGGCGCATCGCGCCGCAACATCGATGCCAAAGGGGCCGGCGTTCCTCTCGATCTGCGAAGATGTGTATGAGCGCGAAGGCCCCGTCGAGGACGTGCCGCCTCCATATCGCGCGCCCAGCCGGACAGCGGACGTATCCGCCATCGTCACGGCGCTGGCAACGGCGGAGCGGCCGCTGATCGTCGTCGGCTCGCAGCTTCGTCAATCGGGCGGCGCAGCTCTGGTCGAGGCGTTGTCGGACCGGTACGAGATCCCCGTGGGCTATGACGGCGGGTTCCAGGCCGGGCTGGGTGTCGGGCCGGGGCGGGCGCGCACCGTGGGAACGGTCATGGGGCGTGGTGTCGCGTTCCAGAACGAGGCGGACGTGGTGGTGCTTATCGGCGCCAACCTTTTCGCGGACGGCAAGAGGCGCGAAAAGCCGTGGTTCAGCAACGCGAAATTCATCGCGCAGGCGAATGCCGACCCGAAGCGTATCGAGCATACGCAGTTCGCGAACTGGACGTCCGTGTGCGATCCCGCTGCGTTTGCCGAAGCATTGCTGGAGGGGCTTGCCGCTGAACCCCCTCGCGCCGAATTGCAGGAAAAGCGCGGCAAGTGGATCAAGTCGCTTGTCGCCGCTGCCCGCGAACCTCGACCGCAGCCGACGGACGCCACGGGATTGGCATTCGCCAACTATGCCAAGGGCGCGTCCTATGTCCGGGACGCTCTCAACCAGGGCTGGGTGGTTGATGAGTCGGTCATGGCGACCCCGATGATCATCGACGCGCAGAACTGCGAAGACGGTCGCCGCTACTGCGGAGCGCCCGGCGGATCGCTCGGATGGGCAACCGGTGCCGCCGCGGGCGTCGCGATCGCATCGAACGAACCCGTTACCTGCGTGGTGGGTGATGGGTCCCTGCGCTTCGGGGTTCACGGTCTCTGGACGATCGCCGCTTTGAACCTGCCGATAACGATCGTCGTTCTGGATAATGGCGGCTACGGATCGACCCGGTTCTTCGAGCGCGAATATATCGCGCGGCGGGGAATCGAGACCAACCTCACGAAGCCAAGCTACTATAATATGGACCTGCGATCGCTTGGGCCGTCGGTAGCCAGCGTCATCCGCGGCTTCGGAATAGACTGTACCGAGCTTTCGCCCGAAGACGATGTCGATGCCGCGCTGAAGACGGCGTGGGCGGCGAGGGGCAAGGGGCCCAATGCGGTGATCATCCCCATCGGCTTCGAGGGTTATTGA